A section of the Tenrec ecaudatus isolate mTenEca1 chromosome 10, mTenEca1.hap1, whole genome shotgun sequence genome encodes:
- the LOC142458641 gene encoding olfactory receptor 1E2, whose amino-acid sequence MPGENQTIISEFLLLGLPIEPEQQNLFYAMFLVMYLTTVLGNLTIIIIIRLDSHLHTPMYLFLSNLSFSDFCFSSVTMPKLLQNMQSQMPSIPYGGCLTQMYFFLFFGDLESFLLVAMAYDRYVAICFPLHYTTIMSPQLCLSLVALSWVLTTFHAMLHTLLMARLSFCADNVIPHFFCDMSALLKLACSDTQVNELVIFVMGGLILVIPFLLIIMSYVRIVSSILKVPSARGIRKAFSTCGSHLSVVSLFYGTVIGLYLCPSADNSTIKDTVMAMMYTVVTPMLNPFIYSLRNRDMKGAMRRIFCKRKSLSVS is encoded by the coding sequence ATGCCAGGGGAGAATCAAACCATCATCTCAGAGTTCCTCCTTTTGGGCCTGCCCATTGAGCCAGAGCAGCAGAACCTGTTCTACGCCATGTTCCTGGTCATGTATCTCACCACAGTCCTGGGAaacctcaccatcatcatcatcattcgcCTGGACTCCCACCTGCACACACCCATGTATTTGTTTCTCAGCAACTTGTCCTTCTCTGACTTCTGCTTCTCCTCTGTCACAATGCCTAAATTGCTGCAGAACATGCAGAGCCAAATGCCATCCATCCCCTATGGGGGATGCCTGACTCAGATGTACTTCTTCCTGTTTTTTGGTGACCTGGAAAGCTTCCTTCTTGTGgccatggcctatgaccgctacgtggccatttgctttcccctgcactaCACCACCATCATGAGCCCCCAGCTCTGTctctccctggtggcactgtcctgGGTGCTGACCACATTCCATGCCATGCTGCACACTCTGCTCATGGCCAGGTTGTCTTTCTGTGCGGACAATGTGATTCCCCACTTTTTCTGTGATATGTCTGCTCTGCTCAAGCTGGCCTGCTCTGACACTCAGGTGAATGAGCTGGTGATATTTGTCATGGGAGGACTCATTCTTGTCATCCCATTCTTACTCATCATCATGTCCTATGTACGGATCGTCTCCTCCATCCTGAAGGTCCCTTCTGCCAGGGGCATCCGCAAGGCTTTCTCCACCTGTGGCTCTCACCTCTCTGTGGTGTCCCTGTTCTATGGGACAGTTATTGGCCTCTACTTATGCCCATCGGCAGATAATTCTACCATTAAGGACACTGTGATGGCTATGATGTACACTGTGGTGACCCCCATGCTGAACCCTTTCATCTACAGCCTGAGGAACAGAGACATGAAAGGAGCCATGAGAAGAATCTTTTGTAAAAGAAAATCTCTCTCTGTTTCATGA